The following coding sequences lie in one Clostridia bacterium genomic window:
- a CDS encoding TetR/AcrR family transcriptional regulator, which translates to MNKLNRSELTAIVAAAADLFLENTIEATSIKDVAARAGYGEATIYRRFGTKQNLAVQAASHLALGVLRRYFDLDACRDGFSALAEFYRAFLRVFEDDRRYFRFIRELDSYFLRDAESKEEYEDIIFLYYHRFQRAYERGLADGTVREIEKPGVFYYASCHALLNLCKALSADTLLRQDENAHPEYEVAALIDMILYNLVP; encoded by the coding sequence ATGAACAAACTCAACCGGAGCGAGCTGACGGCGATAGTCGCCGCGGCCGCGGACCTTTTCCTCGAAAACACCATCGAAGCGACCTCGATAAAGGACGTCGCCGCGCGCGCCGGATACGGCGAGGCGACGATCTACCGCCGCTTCGGCACGAAGCAGAACCTCGCGGTACAGGCCGCTTCGCACCTCGCGCTCGGCGTATTGAGACGCTACTTCGACCTCGACGCCTGCAGGGACGGCTTCTCCGCGCTCGCGGAGTTTTACCGCGCGTTCCTGCGCGTATTCGAGGACGACCGCCGCTACTTTCGCTTCATCCGCGAGCTCGACTCCTACTTCCTGCGCGACGCGGAGAGCAAGGAGGAATACGAGGACATCATATTTCTCTATTACCACCGCTTTCAGCGCGCCTACGAGCGCGGGCTCGCCGACGGCACCGTGCGCGAAATCGAGAAGCCTGGCGTCTTCTACTACGCCTCCTGCCACGCGCTGCTGAATCTCTGCAAGGCGCTCTCCGCCGACACGCTGCTGCGGCAGGACGAAAACGCGCACCCCGAATACGAGGTCGCCGCGCTGATAGACATGATACTCTATAACCTCGTGCCGTAA